In Primulina eburnea isolate SZY01 chromosome 3, ASM2296580v1, whole genome shotgun sequence, one DNA window encodes the following:
- the LOC140828527 gene encoding uncharacterized protein, which yields MVKMKMGSNGVLFLGFLALILLVSSSAAARKLAETTDPVETSKVSTTAEEYPPLRPRSPKRPPKMMSSTTAEEYPPLRPRPPKRPPQMMSATNAEEYPPLRPRPPKRPPQMMISITAEEYPPLRPRPPKRPPQMMSTTTDKKYAPVLP from the exons ATGGTGAAAATGAAAATGGGTTCCAATGGAGTTCTTTTTCTTGGCTTTCTAGCCTTGATTCTTCTCGTTTCCTCGTCAGCAGCAGCCCGGAAATTGGCAGAGACGACCGATCCCGTCGAGACGT CTAAAGTGAGTACTACCGCCGAGGAATACCCTCCTCTTCGTCCTCGATCCCCTAAGAGACCACCCAAGATGATGAGCTCTACTACCGCCGAGGAGTACCCTCCACTTCGTCCTCGACCACCTAAGAGACCTCCGCAGATGATGAGCGCTACTAACGCGGAAGAATACCCTCCACTTCGTCCTCGACCCCCTAAGAGACCTCCCCAGATGATGATCTCTATTACCGCCGAGGAGTACCCTCCACTTCGTCCTCGACCGCCTAAGAGACCTCCCCAGATGATGAGCACTACCACTGATAAGAAATATGCTCCTGTTCTTCCTTGA